The genomic segment TATCCATTACAACACCATTAACTGGTAATGGTACCTTAAATATATTCACCCCAAATAATCTAACCATTTGAACCGGCTGAATAGGGATTGATATTCCGGCAGCCACCGGAGCGGCCTCGGCCGCTCCATTCCTCTGTTTCCAGTCAATGTAAAGCTGCTTATCAGCTCCATTCCTCGGTTTCCAGTCAATGTAAAGCTGCTTATCAGCTCCGGTTGATCGCTGAAAGCTGACAATGTCTCCAGCCTTCAAATTCTTCTCCTTCACAAACCTACTCCACCCTTTAGTCAGGACATAGCTCTGACTACTGTTCCAATAGGAATATCGGAATCGCCATACCTTTCCACCCATATCTTCAAAGTTGAGCAACACGCCTTTGGAAGTATTCCCACTTTGCAAAGGGAAATGCTTTTCGGCATGCTGCTTTGGTATGACTAGCCTGTTCAGCTTCCCAACATCGCTGGGAGTCACCGCCTTTTCGAAGAGTTGTTCACGAGCTTTGGTTGTCCTCTGAGAACCAAACGAGTGTAGACCAGCAATACCTTTGCAGCCCTTCTTGCCATTGCCATCTAATCCATAGTTCCTCTTGCTTTGCTCCAGCTCGTCGTTGTAAGTATGTTTTCGAAGCATGTCGACAATTTCAGCCTTGGAATGGCAGCTCAAGAAAGCAGCTTCGACGTCATCTTCCTCAGCTTCATTCAAGGGCTTGAAGTTTGTGACAGCATCGCGGCCGCGAAAGCGTTGCGCCGCGATATCATAGGCTCTAGcagcttcctcttcttcattgaAGGTTCCCAGCCAAACCCTTTGATGCTTTTCGTAAATCTGCGCACCCCATCTGCCATTAGGCTGAGGAACCACCCCTTTGAACCTTGAGGATGGAAGTTTCCGGGATTCGGCTTCTACGCCGACTTCTGCATCGATTATCATACTGCTTGCGCCACTCCCAACTCGGCAGAGGCTCTGCTGCTCTGGCGACGACTTGATATTCACCGGTAGAGTCATATTTGACAATGATGCTGGTGCTGCTGATGATGCAAAAGAGTTCTCACTGGTAGTGCTCTCATCTATGCTGCTATTGTCCATTTCTTTCTTTAAAGATTTGATTTTGGTGTGAAGTTAGAAGAAAATATGAAGTTTAAGAGGGATATATGGAATGGGATGAGATAATAATGATGCTTTGAGAGATGAGACAGAAGAGCTATTAGGAGTATGAAAGTTGTTGTTTGGTGATGCAAGGTggaagttatatatatatagacatatATAGAGGAGTAGCAGCCCAAAGTTTTTGTGTGTGAAATATGCACTAGTAGTAGAATAAAATATGCTGATTATCAAATAAACTACTAAAAGCAAAACCAGACTCGTATTAAGCTATTACTATAAGGAAAATAGTGACATGGAGATGTGGTATTGTGGGTCAACTCCAAGAGATGGTAAGGAACTAGGAAGATTCATGGATTGATTCTTGGGGAGGGAGAAGGAAGGTGTGGGGGGAGGGTAGGTGTAGTAGGGGCCATGGGAGATAGTTTGAATAGTAGAAGTATGTATATGTTGTGGGCTATGTATGTGAGGTGGGGCAAGATAAATTGAGCAAGTTGATGGGGTTCACATGAGTGTGGACCGTGTAGAGAAGCAAGTTCATCCCCCCTGATCTTTGCTGCTACTGCTGACTCTCAAGCATGGCCTCCCTTTCTGCTTGCCTTTGTTTTGGAACGTTTATCTGAATTACACTTGGGAGTATTAAAGGCAACGACAAATAATAGAGAAGATTTTGATGAGGTAGCACTAGCTGGTACTATCAGCATCAGATGaagataaaaggaaattttatagGAAAGAGAAACGTACCATATATTACTAGTCACCAATGTGTATATAACTAGAATGTGACGGTCAAAGGGGCTGGTTTTTGTGTAACAAAGCAAAGGGCTCCTACTCTTGTTATTTTCGGTTATGCAAAAAGATTTTTCCACAAAAGGAGCTACATCGCACCAAAACAGAAgtgttataatattttttttcaaaaaaatattgcAAATAATCACCTATCCAAACACAATCAGGATCCGTTTGGCGATACGGTAATTTATTGAAAAGTATTTCATCTAATAGAGCTTTTAATAAAAGCATTTATTAAGTAGTTAAGTGCTTCTAAGTATATTATTTGGAGACATAATTTAATAAGCACTTATTGTATTGGATAATctgtaatttttaaattttaaaatatatttattttttatttagttcataatatagtataaaataattaaatttaatgttttattttgtGGAATAAATAAGTTATTTTAAAAGCActaaattttagtttttttctaaaaatgctTTCAACACTAAAagtttcttcctcattttgtGTGGAATGATACTCaccaaacatttcaaaagtgttTTTAACTCCTGTAAATACATTTTTATCAAAAGCACCGTGACCCTAAATGAGTCCTCGATGAATTTTGCACTTGCGTGTTCAATGAATTTTCCTTTTATGAAACAAGATCTCGTGCATCTAACTACCCAAATTGTTTGCAGGTAGGAGGAGACTCGATCTGGTTCCACTGGGATGGGGATCATGGGCCAATGTTTATGAGGGATGGATAGACTTGAAGACAAAGCTCATCCAACAAGAATTTCCCATAAAACTTACCTGGCTTGATTTGATTCGTCCTTTCCATCTCTGTTTTGTCTTTATTGGCCAGGTTCAACTGAGTATCTTGTAGCACAATAATAATTTCGCAATATCCAAAACACTGAAAATGTCCAAAGAGAAAGGGGTTTATGCTTGTTTTCCTTTGAACTATATAATTGAGCTTGTGATGGCACCCTAGATGAAGGATATCCCCACAAATggccaatttcaaagaagttatgaatttcttaattttcattaaagaacgTTTTTGTCTGGAAATATTATATTAATTAATGTCCTCCTCCCATTATTCAGGTTCTTCATTACGATCTGCATTGTTGATTCAGAAAGAGTGATTAGTAATATTAGTGTTTGGACAGgagattatttgtccaaatatatttgcttacatcatcattacaattttcaatacacttttttattttcccaatcactttttttttctcacatacatcacatcacaaaaaatgttacattaaaaatatctcaaataatttacaatccaaacacacttgcCGGCACCGACTTTAATGTATGAGTTATTCTATAAGATGTGTTTGTGTAAGCATTATTTGCACAAAAATTATttacttgcatcataaatatatttttcaacagATCTTTTTATCttgttaataatttttttatttcatatatatcatattacAAGAAGTACTTCAGTGATTATAACAAAAAAGTATCCACAATGGAATATTATGCCATTTGTTattcaagaagaagaagatgtatTATGATATCCcacagaaagagagagagagagagagagccagtAATTACGAGTAGTATATTTTCACATCACGTCCATGATTTGGttaaacttaaaacaaaagtgGTGGAGCTTATCCTCTTTTCCCTCTTGTTTAGTTAAATCAACTTTATCCT from the Coffea arabica cultivar ET-39 chromosome 11e, Coffea Arabica ET-39 HiFi, whole genome shotgun sequence genome contains:
- the LOC113716818 gene encoding AP2/ERF and B3 domain-containing transcription factor RAV1-like, with translation MDNSSIDESTTSENSFASSAAPASLSNMTLPVNIKSSPEQQSLCRVGSGASSMIIDAEVGVEAESRKLPSSRFKGVVPQPNGRWGAQIYEKHQRVWLGTFNEEEEAARAYDIAAQRFRGRDAVTNFKPLNEAEEDDVEAAFLSCHSKAEIVDMLRKHTYNDELEQSKRNYGLDGNGKKGCKGIAGLHSFGSQRTTKAREQLFEKAVTPSDVGKLNRLVIPKQHAEKHFPLQSGNTSKGVLLNFEDMGGKVWRFRYSYWNSSQSYVLTKGWSRFVKEKNLKAGDIVSFQRSTGADKQLYIDWKPRNGADKQLYIDWKQRNGAAEAAPVAAGISIPIQPVQMVRLFGVNIFKVPLPVNGVVMDSNSSCSGKRVRGMELLGLECSKKPRAIGAL